Proteins found in one Actinomycetota bacterium genomic segment:
- a CDS encoding AAA family ATPase translates to MLVEFAVSNFRSIRERQSISLEAAKRYKDHPDNVKHLNVPGLSSGLLKGAAIYGPNAAGKSNLLKALAFMGSFVAGSHMKPLDAPTGTLPFVLDRESATRPSEFEAFFVVAGRLYQYGFSVTPDRVHVEYLNSFDDAGLRVKWFRRRWSNSANRYLWSSGDTYEIDPAIRKKVRSDTLLLSVGPQFNDTALIPLHQWFAESLQFADLAPAGFGPHFTAGQLDAGGRLRSEIMELLRAADMNVADALVTRKQVGLADLPFRDELPPALVRILERTETVEALNVTLSHRGMEGDLHGIDLEQESNGTQRYFQLAGPWLDALQNGHVFLLDELETSLHPTLVEELLKLFFGRRNISGAQVIFTTHNPMLLDSGVLRRDQVWFTERDEVGRTTVYPLTDYRPRNDELLTRGYISGRYGALPLVHFPNGEN, encoded by the coding sequence ATGTTAGTCGAGTTCGCAGTCTCGAACTTCCGGTCCATTAGAGAGCGCCAGTCAATCAGCCTAGAGGCTGCCAAGCGGTACAAGGACCATCCTGACAACGTCAAGCACCTGAATGTGCCGGGATTGAGCAGTGGCCTGTTGAAGGGTGCCGCAATCTACGGGCCTAACGCAGCCGGCAAGAGCAACTTGCTGAAGGCACTTGCCTTCATGGGCTCCTTCGTTGCGGGATCCCACATGAAGCCGCTCGATGCACCTACTGGTACGTTGCCATTCGTGCTGGACCGTGAGTCCGCAACGAGACCATCGGAGTTCGAGGCATTCTTCGTCGTGGCGGGACGGCTGTATCAGTATGGCTTCTCCGTGACTCCTGATCGTGTTCACGTCGAGTATCTGAATTCGTTTGATGATGCCGGTCTCAGGGTCAAGTGGTTCCGGCGTCGCTGGTCGAATAGCGCGAATCGCTACCTGTGGTCGTCGGGCGACACTTACGAGATCGATCCAGCGATTCGAAAGAAGGTGCGTTCCGACACGTTGCTCCTGTCGGTCGGCCCTCAGTTCAATGACACGGCGCTGATTCCTCTGCATCAGTGGTTTGCTGAGTCCTTGCAGTTCGCAGACCTTGCGCCTGCGGGTTTTGGGCCGCATTTCACTGCAGGCCAATTGGACGCAGGCGGGAGACTGCGATCGGAGATTATGGAACTGCTGAGAGCTGCCGACATGAACGTGGCCGATGCACTCGTGACCCGGAAGCAGGTCGGCCTGGCCGATCTGCCGTTCCGCGACGAACTGCCTCCTGCACTGGTTCGCATTCTTGAGCGGACAGAGACCGTTGAAGCCCTGAATGTCACTCTTAGTCACCGTGGAATGGAGGGCGACCTGCACGGAATCGATCTGGAGCAAGAGTCCAATGGAACCCAGCGTTACTTCCAGTTGGCGGGGCCGTGGCTGGACGCGCTTCAGAATGGACACGTCTTCTTGTTGGACGAACTAGAGACTAGTCTGCACCCGACACTGGTCGAGGAACTCCTTAAGTTGTTCTTCGGTCGTAGGAACATTTCGGGTGCTCAAGTCATCTTCACGACGCACAATCCGATGCTGCTGGATTCCGGCGTACTCAGGCGCGACCAAGTCTGGTTCACGGAACGAGACGAAGTG